The segment GCCATTCAATGTCAGTTTTGCAAAATGTTTAACCACGGTTTTTTCCAGTTATAAAATCTAATCACATATCAGCACATGCAAAGGTCTTATTCAGCCAAGTACAATATCACACATTATATCTCCATAATGCCTGCAGTTCACTGACTGCCTGCTACCATTATTTTAACTGTGTTGAGATGATCGAAAAAACACTTTTGACAACAATGAAAACTTGAAAGGTTCATGTATGTGAGATGAGGATATTGAAATACAGTGGCCAGtgttacatgacagacaacattTGGCCACTTACtgaacaaaagaacaaaaacctTGGTTGATCATAACAATAAAATGcctaaaaccaaaaaaaaacatctttgaaaaaaacatttataatcgTACGTATACGTTGTAGACAGTTTTGAGTGCTTCTTTAATGCACGAGAGTAGCGAGCTAGTCTTAGCACAGGGTTTGTACTATGGACCCAGCGGATCACGCATACCTGCTGCTCAGTCTTTGGGCTTGAAAGACAAATCACTGTTTTTGTCACACAGTGCAGCGAGAATGAGCCGTTCGCTGGGTCTGAGGAATGAGGCATTGACTAAAAACAAACGACGGATGACTCTTGTGGAGCGTTACATAGCGAGTCAGGCTGAAACTTAAGAAACCAAATTGACATGGTGGTAGATAAGGCTGACTCGAACTCAAGGCTTTATCGTGAATTACAGTACGGCATGCAGAGGAACCTGACTGACAATCTCTTTCGAAGAAAATATGGGCTGCTGCCCAAATCTGCTATCTTGACGTAGTACTAATATAATACTTGTTTAGCAGCGGGATGAAGCCCTTTAAAGAAGCACATAAGGCACAATTCTCAGGATCATGGGTTAATCTCAAAAACACCATTAAGAAATTTCAGAGTCATATTTAACCCCAAAATCACAagtaaaaaataagttttgcattAAAATTTTTTGGACCATTAAGAcgttttgtatttgtaaaatataactGGAAATTTACAGCATGATAGTATTTGTTGTaccatcttaaaaaaaaaaaaaaatcagccatTGTGTCTGGACAGGAAGATTTTCTTCATTCTTACATTACAGGAAATGACTTTTTTGTGCctaaatatcttttaaaaaaaaatctgaactcTCCTAAAAAGCTTTAATTTCTTTATGAAAAGtataataattttttcttttgattttggagtGAAATAAATCCTGCAGTTTTCTACATAAAAGTCATCATTGCAACCCAAACAAtcctcttattttttttttcaacctgTCCAAAAATTACTTTTGTAATGACTGAACAGGTACGAATAAAACACACTGTGTGTGTTAGGGGGAAACAAATAATTTCCAAGGCACATCAAAGATTTGGCTGTGAAACCTCCCACAAAGGGACTATAAACGTAAAGTCTGACGTGTCGACCTCATTCAGTCTTCATTATATTGCACATTTATCAGAACGCACAGGACACCGTAAGTCAAGGCAGTATTAAAGCCACAATCCTGCTCTACACACTCCTGACGGACACGGACAACCGTCAGTCTATCTGCTAATGTATCTTTCATTGAGTGGACCTGGTAATAAACCGTTATTAATCATCAGAACAATAGGCAAGCAACTGCGACAGACTGATTTACAAGTAATGTGAAGGAATGAGATGTGAACATGTCAGCAAATGCAAAATAAGTGAGCCAGAGGAAGTCCTTAAAGAGCAAGAAAAGAGGCCAAGATGAGAAGAGATGGACACAAACACCAGGATCGCCCCCTGCACAGCTTGTTTATAAGTTCATATCCGTCGGCAGTCCCCGACTATAAGAGCACACACTTCTTGGTATTCTTTTTGGTAACAGGGTAGAGCACTGCACGAACAGCCTCCACGAACACCTCCCGCACACCCTCCTGGAGGAGCGCAGAGCATTCCAGGTACTTGACGGCTCCGATCTGTTTGGCCAGCGCGCCGCCCTGCTGATTGGTAGTGGGCGCGAGCCCTTGCTCCTTCAGCTTCTTAACCGTTTCCGTATCTGAACGCAGATCCCTCTTGGTGCCCACCAGAAGAATGGGCACGCTGGGACAGTGGTGAGACACCTCCGGGTGCCACTTGTGGCGAACGTTGGCGAATGATGAAGGGCTTCCGATGGAGAAGCAAATAATGAAGACGTTCGTTTGTGGGTAGGACAGCGTGCGCAGACGGTCATACTCCTCCTGCCCTGCTGTGTCCCAAAGGTTGAGGCTGACTGTACGGCCATCGACGCTCATCTGAGCGCTATAGTTGTCAAACACAGTGGGGATGTACTCCTCGGGAAAGGCGTTTGTCGTGTAAGAAATAAGGAGGCACGTCTTGCCTACCGCCCCGTCACCCACCACAACACACTTAATGGTCTGCATTCTGCGTCCACACGGGCAGCGGCACCTGCAATCAAGACAAGGATGATTCTTTAAGACAGAGAAGCAGGTCCTGCATAACAAAAGGCCTAATACATTTTGTactttgcaaaataaaataaataaaaatgtgaaaaacacagtttctacaaaaatagtTACAATAAGACTGGAAATGTGGTATCAGCAatactgtcaaaaaaaaagtaaaaaaaaatgctgtcaaaaaatgctttaacaaaaaaaaaaaaaaaaaaaaaaatcttgttatgcttttttattaCCCAATTTTATTTACTATACTTAGGCCCATTAGTAGAggttttgaatatttttttgaatgaCTGTAGGCCTCATTGATCTGAGCTCATGCACTTCagtttttgctttttgtttttgaggTAAATAAGCTTGAATGAacttttttcactcaaaaactgAGATGCATGAGCTTAGATCAATGAGGCCTACAATCAATCAGATCCCAAACTCTGCTAATTGAAAGAAAATAAGTTGATGATAAATATTCAATTTGATATTTGGTAATAACAAAGCATAACAAGAGATTTAAAAGCAATTTTTAAAAGGCTGGCCATTTTTGATAGGGAACACCAAATTAGGTGGATTTTCAGCACAGCACaaggattaaaaaaacattttaatgtctTATCTTTTTACAGTACGAATAAACCAAGTAACTGTGATATTGCctggcagaaaaaaaaattctatgagCTGTATTTCACTTTTGTGCATGTATTCATGTTTTATCATAAAGAATCGATAGAAAtcaaagattttaaaatgaggaaATCAAAATGATTCTCTTATCGGAGTCAAAACATTCTAAAGAAAGTTTACAGCTATCATAATTTGGAACTGATCCCAAAGCATCTTGATTGAATCAAAACTATCATTAGGACTGATTTCGAATAATGAATCCAACAGAAATCCTGTCACATTTCATTcctttcaggatttttttttttttttttttttttggcaaggGACAGGGAATTAGAAACCGAATCACTAAATCCCCTTCAAAACCTGCTAATTTAACTAACTGAATCAAACTCTTAGGTTAGTAAAGTGGCATCATCTCTCTAAAACTGACAGACTGTTATTGCGGAAGCGGCTAATGCTAACCGTTAGATTAGCTATCGAAAAGTTAGTAAGTCGACTAAAAAGTCTCATATTCatattcaagttttttttttttaatgaa is part of the Megalobrama amblycephala isolate DHTTF-2021 linkage group LG23, ASM1881202v1, whole genome shotgun sequence genome and harbors:
- the rhogd gene encoding ras homolog gene family, member Gd, whose protein sequence is MQTIKCVVVGDGAVGKTCLLISYTTNAFPEEYIPTVFDNYSAQMSVDGRTVSLNLWDTAGQEEYDRLRTLSYPQTNVFIICFSIGSPSSFANVRHKWHPEVSHHCPSVPILLVGTKRDLRSDTETVKKLKEQGLAPTTNQQGGALAKQIGAVKYLECSALLQEGVREVFVEAVRAVLYPVTKKNTKKCVLL